A section of the Tamandua tetradactyla isolate mTamTet1 chromosome 4, mTamTet1.pri, whole genome shotgun sequence genome encodes:
- the NHLRC3 gene encoding NHL repeat-containing protein 3 isoform X1: MARAWVCAAGAGLFLACLALHSRFCGSPILRNFALPVSWSTKNTLYRLDVGWPKYSEYFTGATFCVAVDSLNGLVYVAQRGDSIPKVLVFSEDGYFLRAWNYTVDTPHGMFAASTSHEQALWITDVGSGPYGHTVKKYNSFGDLVQVLGTPGKKGTGLNPLQFDNPAELYVEDTGDIYIADGDGGLNNRLLKLSQDFAVLWLRGENGTGPAQFNIPHSVTVDPVGRVKMQRLPVLGSACGDVHVCVSVGVKVWVADRGNKRMQVFDKDTGEWLGAWTDCFTEEGPSAVRFTPDGKYVVSAQLNLGRLLFLAAPPVGLLGNCSVVSTVQLADQVSPHLLDVDRSTGAIYVAEIGAEQVQKYVPLNSYFPSLDS; the protein is encoded by the exons ATGGCGAGGGCCTGGGTGTGCGCGGCGGGCGCCGGCCTGTTCCTCGCCTGCCTGGCCTTGCACTCACGCTTCTGCGGCTCTCCG attttaaggAACTTCGCTCTTCCTGTTTCCTGGAGCACTAAAAACACTCTTTATCGGCTGGATGTGGGTTGGCCTAAGTATTCGGAATACTTTACTGGAGCAACGTTTTGTGTGGCGGTTGACTCCCTCAACGGATTGGTTTACGTAGCGCAA AGAGGAGATAGCATCCCAAAGGTGTTGGTGTTCTCAGAGGACGGATATTTCCTGCGAGCCTGGAATTACACGGTTGACACACCTCATGGCATGTTCGCAGCCAGCACCTCACATGAGCAGGCTCTCTGGATCACAGATGTAGGAAGTG GACCCTATGGCCATACTGTTAAAAAATACAATTCCTTTGGTGACCTTGTTCAAGTTTTGGGTACCCCAGGCAAAAAAGGCACTGGTTTGAATCCCCTGCAGTTTGATAACCCTGCAGAATTATATGTAGAGGACACAGGAGATATATACATTGCAGATGGAGATGGAGGATTGAATAACAGATTGCTCAAGCTGTCCCAAG ATTTTGCAGTGCTGTGGCTGCGTGGAGAGAATGGGACAGGGCCTGCCCAGTTCAACATCCCTCACAGTGTTACAGTTGATCCTGTTGGTCGGGTAAAGATGCAGCGCCTTCCTGTCTTAGGCTCTGCATGTGgagatgtgcatgtgtgtgtctcaGTGGGtgtgaag GTATGGGTTGCTGACCgaggaaataaaagaatgcaAGTGTTCGATAAAGACACTGGGGAATGGTTAGGAGCCTGGACTGACTGTTTCACAGAAGAGGGACCTTCTGCAGTCCG ATTCACTCCTGATGGGAAGTATGTGGTTTCGGCCCAGCTGAATCTGGGCAGGCTCTTGTTTCTGGCTGCGCCCCCGGTCGGACTCCTTGGCAACTGCTCCGTGGTCAGTACAGTCCAGCTCGCAGACCAGGTGTCACCTCATCTCTTAGACGTGGACAGGAGCACTGGAGCCATCTACGTCGCAGAAATTGGAGCAGAACAAGTGCAAAAATATGTCCCTTTGAATAGCTATTTTCCTTCACTGGATTCATGA
- the NHLRC3 gene encoding NHL repeat-containing protein 3 isoform X2 has translation MARAWVCAAGAGLFLACLALHSRFCGSPILRNFALPVSWSTKNTLYRLDVGWPKYSEYFTGATFCVAVDSLNGLVYVAQRGDSIPKVLVFSEDGYFLRAWNYTVDTPHGMFAASTSHEQALWITDVGSGPYGHTVKKYNSFGDLVQVLGTPGKKGTGLNPLQFDNPAELYVEDTGDIYIADGDGGLNNRLLKLSQDFAVLWLRGENGTGPAQFNIPHSVTVDPVGRVWVADRGNKRMQVFDKDTGEWLGAWTDCFTEEGPSAVRFTPDGKYVVSAQLNLGRLLFLAAPPVGLLGNCSVVSTVQLADQVSPHLLDVDRSTGAIYVAEIGAEQVQKYVPLNSYFPSLDS, from the exons ATGGCGAGGGCCTGGGTGTGCGCGGCGGGCGCCGGCCTGTTCCTCGCCTGCCTGGCCTTGCACTCACGCTTCTGCGGCTCTCCG attttaaggAACTTCGCTCTTCCTGTTTCCTGGAGCACTAAAAACACTCTTTATCGGCTGGATGTGGGTTGGCCTAAGTATTCGGAATACTTTACTGGAGCAACGTTTTGTGTGGCGGTTGACTCCCTCAACGGATTGGTTTACGTAGCGCAA AGAGGAGATAGCATCCCAAAGGTGTTGGTGTTCTCAGAGGACGGATATTTCCTGCGAGCCTGGAATTACACGGTTGACACACCTCATGGCATGTTCGCAGCCAGCACCTCACATGAGCAGGCTCTCTGGATCACAGATGTAGGAAGTG GACCCTATGGCCATACTGTTAAAAAATACAATTCCTTTGGTGACCTTGTTCAAGTTTTGGGTACCCCAGGCAAAAAAGGCACTGGTTTGAATCCCCTGCAGTTTGATAACCCTGCAGAATTATATGTAGAGGACACAGGAGATATATACATTGCAGATGGAGATGGAGGATTGAATAACAGATTGCTCAAGCTGTCCCAAG ATTTTGCAGTGCTGTGGCTGCGTGGAGAGAATGGGACAGGGCCTGCCCAGTTCAACATCCCTCACAGTGTTACAGTTGATCCTGTTGGTCGG GTATGGGTTGCTGACCgaggaaataaaagaatgcaAGTGTTCGATAAAGACACTGGGGAATGGTTAGGAGCCTGGACTGACTGTTTCACAGAAGAGGGACCTTCTGCAGTCCG ATTCACTCCTGATGGGAAGTATGTGGTTTCGGCCCAGCTGAATCTGGGCAGGCTCTTGTTTCTGGCTGCGCCCCCGGTCGGACTCCTTGGCAACTGCTCCGTGGTCAGTACAGTCCAGCTCGCAGACCAGGTGTCACCTCATCTCTTAGACGTGGACAGGAGCACTGGAGCCATCTACGTCGCAGAAATTGGAGCAGAACAAGTGCAAAAATATGTCCCTTTGAATAGCTATTTTCCTTCACTGGATTCATGA